One segment of Synechococcus sp. A15-24 DNA contains the following:
- a CDS encoding DUF3303 family protein, with protein sequence MARFLINWCAPDPTNEKYTQAIVDYIKGGKPMDEYAGFKVLARQIHPHLGGGCLLVEADNLVTVQKHTYPWTKGLGVTATITPGLSDEEYVELEESMSS encoded by the coding sequence ATGGCCCGCTTCTTGATCAATTGGTGCGCCCCAGATCCCACCAACGAGAAGTACACGCAGGCGATCGTTGACTACATCAAAGGCGGAAAGCCTATGGATGAGTACGCGGGCTTCAAGGTGTTGGCACGTCAGATCCACCCTCACCTCGGTGGTGGCTGTCTTTTGGTAGAGGCCGACAACCTCGTAACAGTCCAGAAACACACTTACCCCTGGACCAAGGGTCTCGGCGTTACCGCGACGATTACTCCTGGTCTCAGCGATGAGGAGTATGTCGAGCTTGAAGAGAGCATGAGCAGCTGA
- a CDS encoding DUF3104 domain-containing protein, whose protein sequence is MSVDLASAVAAPKSDPVSLHVKAGMTVIVTDTDGAWRMADVIWVDGSAKNPKVPTLFQVADVDTVVINWVKADLVTHIVPRV, encoded by the coding sequence GTGTCGGTTGATCTTGCGAGCGCCGTTGCAGCGCCAAAGTCGGATCCCGTTTCCCTGCATGTCAAAGCAGGCATGACCGTGATCGTCACTGACACGGATGGGGCCTGGCGGATGGCTGATGTGATTTGGGTCGATGGCAGTGCCAAGAACCCAAAGGTTCCAACGTTGTTTCAGGTGGCTGACGTCGATACAGTCGTCATAAACTGGGTCAAAGCTGACTTAGTGACTCACATCGTCCCAAGAGTCTGA
- a CDS encoding cupin domain-containing protein → MLIFIVTTLFSLIVFMLPAVASAEPITVTDMFSSSTTIEGDTFNYPSGQAEMRLVRAEFEEGATFPLHTHATPLLGYIEQGELTLTKEDGTSQSWGTDESFVLGPKTPPHTMGNTGKGTAVMWVTFAATKDLPNLDLAS, encoded by the coding sequence ATGCTAATCTTCATTGTCACAACGCTCTTTTCCCTAATTGTTTTTATGCTTCCAGCTGTTGCCAGCGCTGAACCTATTACAGTTACTGATATGTTCAGTTCATCCACAACTATTGAGGGAGATACGTTTAACTATCCCTCCGGTCAAGCTGAAATGCGTCTAGTGCGCGCTGAATTTGAGGAAGGTGCAACTTTTCCCCTTCACACTCATGCAACGCCATTGCTTGGCTACATCGAACAGGGGGAATTGACCTTAACTAAGGAGGATGGAACGAGTCAATCGTGGGGAACGGATGAGTCCTTTGTTCTTGGCCCCAAAACTCCTCCTCACACAATGGGAAACACTGGCAAAGGCACTGCAGTGATGTGGGTGACTTTCGCGGCTACCAAAGACCTGCCCAATCTTGATCTGGCATCTTGA
- a CDS encoding DUF411 domain-containing protein, with protein MHVATVAFRIDIRKLHVAISKDHHHPLTKSMRFFLYLMLGCILVTPAALSHGGHNHGSSEEMMVPGENKNGVEINLYRDKSCSCCKKWGARMVESGYQVIDHISEDINSLKTTEGITPDLASCHTAFVDGYLIEGHVPAESIDKLLKDSPDIIGLVVPGMPLGSPGMKPTPSAIEEYDVLAIDFDGKAFVFDSYQGQIGVGKDSQDSHQY; from the coding sequence ATGCACGTTGCGACCGTTGCATTTAGAATAGATATTAGAAAACTCCACGTGGCCATATCCAAGGACCACCATCACCCTCTCACAAAATCAATGAGATTCTTTCTATACTTAATGCTTGGATGCATCCTTGTCACCCCTGCTGCACTTAGTCACGGAGGTCATAATCATGGATCTTCCGAAGAAATGATGGTTCCAGGTGAAAATAAGAATGGTGTAGAAATCAATCTTTATAGAGATAAGTCCTGTAGCTGCTGCAAAAAGTGGGGAGCCAGAATGGTCGAATCCGGCTATCAAGTTATAGACCATATATCTGAAGATATAAATTCACTTAAGACAACCGAGGGAATTACACCTGACCTGGCTTCTTGTCACACGGCGTTTGTGGATGGCTATTTAATAGAAGGGCATGTTCCCGCTGAGTCGATTGACAAACTTCTAAAAGATAGTCCAGATATCATTGGTCTTGTTGTGCCAGGAATGCCACTTGGCTCTCCGGGAATGAAACCCACGCCTTCGGCTATAGAAGAATATGACGTGTTAGCAATAGACTTTGATGGGAAAGCCTTTGTATTTGACAGCTATCAAGGCCAAATCGGAGTTGGGAAAGATTCGCAAGATTCCCATCAGTATTAG
- a CDS encoding SDR family NAD(P)-dependent oxidoreductase, whose translation MKASKIHSKTALVTGCSSGIGEGIANCLREVGWDVFPTARSESDLQKLHSRGFDALRLDLSDSISIDNCVSGLMRKTPLGIGAIVNNAGIAIPGAVEDLTRDNLRAQFEVNVFGLQELTNKFVPIFRNQGWGRIVNISSIYGILSAPMVGGYCASKHALEALSNAQRMELRNSGIALSLVEPGPILSRFRGNAYESLRKKISKEDYFYSEYKKTLKRKLGKSQKNKLFTLRPEHVAEKVVHALTSDRPKRRYLVTYLAHAGYIMSRVLPDFAIDYFMKKSVNF comes from the coding sequence ATGAAAGCATCAAAAATACATTCTAAAACTGCTTTAGTCACAGGATGCTCCTCAGGCATTGGTGAAGGTATAGCCAATTGCCTGCGTGAAGTCGGTTGGGATGTTTTTCCAACTGCTAGATCAGAGTCTGATCTCCAAAAGCTACATTCCAGGGGCTTTGATGCCCTGCGGCTGGATCTAAGCGACTCGATATCTATTGATAATTGCGTGTCGGGTTTAATGCGAAAAACTCCGCTGGGAATTGGCGCAATAGTTAACAATGCAGGCATTGCGATACCTGGCGCTGTTGAAGACTTGACCCGCGATAACTTGAGAGCCCAATTTGAGGTAAATGTTTTTGGATTGCAGGAGTTGACAAATAAATTTGTGCCCATATTTCGCAACCAGGGGTGGGGGAGAATAGTTAATATTAGTTCAATTTATGGTATTCTCTCAGCACCAATGGTGGGTGGCTATTGTGCCTCAAAGCATGCACTTGAAGCTCTCTCTAACGCCCAGAGAATGGAGCTTCGCAACAGTGGCATTGCGTTGAGTCTTGTAGAGCCTGGCCCCATTCTCTCCCGCTTTCGGGGGAATGCATATGAAAGCTTGCGCAAAAAAATCTCCAAAGAAGATTATTTTTATAGTGAATACAAAAAGACCCTCAAACGCAAATTGGGAAAATCTCAGAAAAATAAATTATTTACGCTGAGGCCTGAGCACGTAGCAGAAAAGGTAGTTCATGCGTTAACAAGTGATCGCCCAAAAAGAAGATATCTCGTAACATACCTGGCGCATGCTGGATATATCATGTCGAGAGTATTGCCTGACTTTGCAATCGATTACTTCATGAAAAAATCAGTGAATTTCTGA
- a CDS encoding ParA family protein: MFITVFGQKGGVAKTCTSVHLAACWSHQQKRVILVDADRNRSATAYGARGLLPFPTVPIEAAAKATRSAEIVITDGQASSNEEEMKNLVEGADCIVLPTTTQSRSVELTVEMSQMLRQYKVPYAALLVKVDARKEAAAMQAKDLLQGFDIKVLIAQIPLLSAFEQAETEGVTVDQAIDKRGRANPRRMMGWTAYSNACKEIEGIFEGLRKQDQRQSPIGWDFTPIEKRNAA; the protein is encoded by the coding sequence ATGTTCATCACTGTCTTTGGTCAGAAGGGTGGTGTTGCCAAAACATGTACCAGTGTGCATCTAGCAGCATGCTGGAGCCATCAGCAAAAACGAGTGATCCTGGTTGATGCTGACCGCAACCGCTCAGCAACTGCTTATGGAGCCAGAGGTCTCTTACCTTTTCCAACAGTGCCAATTGAAGCTGCAGCCAAAGCCACTCGATCGGCAGAGATTGTTATTACAGATGGACAAGCAAGCAGTAACGAAGAAGAGATGAAAAACTTAGTGGAGGGGGCTGATTGCATTGTGCTACCAACGACCACCCAGAGCAGATCAGTCGAATTGACAGTCGAGATGTCACAAATGCTGAGGCAATACAAAGTCCCCTATGCTGCACTACTTGTCAAAGTGGATGCACGCAAAGAAGCTGCAGCGATGCAAGCGAAAGATTTACTCCAGGGATTTGATATCAAAGTTTTAATTGCACAAATTCCACTGCTTAGCGCCTTTGAACAAGCAGAAACAGAAGGGGTAACGGTTGATCAGGCAATTGATAAGCGTGGACGTGCGAATCCGCGTAGAATGATGGGTTGGACTGCATATAGTAATGCCTGCAAAGAAATTGAAGGTATATTTGAGGGGCTCCGTAAACAGGATCAAAGACAGTCGCCAATCGGGTGGGACTTCACTCCCATAGAAAAACGCAACGCGGCATAA
- a CDS encoding DUF1651 domain-containing protein, with protein MAGVIKILDITYYWRPPDSPIPETCRRMARHKAIEAWEIMVKTGWRRCSPPVR; from the coding sequence ATGGCAGGAGTAATTAAGATTCTTGACATAACATATTACTGGCGCCCGCCTGATTCCCCGATTCCTGAGACGTGTCGACGGATGGCTAGACACAAGGCCATTGAGGCTTGGGAGATAATGGTCAAAACCGGATGGCGGCGATGTTCACCGCCTGTCAGATAA
- a CDS encoding antibiotic biosynthesis monooxygenase family protein, with translation MARFDKSTPFMLLARMHVKPDCVDQYLELARITDAAVQATEPGMIHHTFDQDPDDPLAFVWSEVYANDEAFSAHVSNPPVQEYMQKHAELGDGFSVEVYGTVGDECRQLMESFGLPLKFFQTKLGYSRV, from the coding sequence ATGGCCCGTTTCGACAAGTCCACACCCTTCATGTTGCTGGCGCGAATGCACGTCAAGCCAGATTGTGTTGACCAATATCTGGAGCTTGCCCGCATCACCGACGCAGCTGTTCAGGCGACTGAGCCGGGCATGATTCACCACACCTTTGATCAGGACCCAGACGATCCCTTGGCTTTTGTGTGGTCCGAGGTTTACGCCAACGATGAGGCGTTTAGCGCCCACGTCTCTAACCCACCTGTTCAGGAGTACATGCAGAAACATGCTGAGCTTGGAGATGGCTTCAGCGTTGAGGTCTACGGCACTGTTGGTGATGAGTGTCGGCAACTGATGGAGTCGTTCGGCCTTCCGCTCAAGTTCTTTCAAACCAAGCTTGGTTACAGCAGGGTTTAG